Proteins encoded by one window of Mus musculus strain C57BL/6J chromosome 10, GRCm38.p6 C57BL/6J:
- the Grin3b gene encoding glutamate receptor ionotropic, NMDA 3B isoform X1: MCLPHLPPGCTQCCTGHRLLWELQSEQWKASPNSALRGTANLGSGPAPPPVDTRTGRRNESGAGWDVSLPSHSTVVTSIGMECVQTLWLSLALALARGSWVVRGHPQPCGVPTRAGASVRLAALLPRAPAARARVLAALATPSPRLPHNLSLELVAVASPTRDPASLARGLCQVLAPPGVVASITFPEARPELRLLQFLAAATETPVLSVLRREVRAPLGAPTPFHLQLDWASPLETILDVLVSLVRAHAWEDIALVLCRVRDPSGLVTLWTSRASQAPKFVLDLSQLDSGNDSLRATLALLGTLEGGGTPVSAAVLLGCSTAHAHEVLEAAPPGPQWLLGTPLPAEALPKTGLPPGVLVLGETGQPSLEAAVHDMVELVARALSSMALMHPERALLPAAVNCEDLKTGGSESTARTLARFLSNTSFQGRTGAVWVAGSSQVHVSRHFKVWSLRRDPLGAPAWATVGSWQDGQLDFQPGAAALRVPSPSGTQARPKLRVVTLVEHPFVFTRESDEDGQCPAGQLCLDPGTNDSARLDALFTALENGSVPRTLRRCCYGYCIDLLERLAEDLAFDFELYIVGDGKYGALRDGRWTGLVGDLLAGRAHMAVTSFSINSARSQVVDFTSPFFSTSLGIMVRTRDTASPIGAFMWPLHWSMWVGVFAALHLTALFLTLYEWRSPYGLTPRGRNRGTVFSYSSALNLCYAILFGRTVSSKTPKCPTGRFLMNLWAIFCLLVLSSYTANLAAVMVGDKTFEELSGIHDPKLHHPSQGFRFGTVWESSAEAYIKASFPEMHAHMRRHSAPTTPHGVAMLTSDPPKLNAFIMDKSLLDYEVSIDADCKLLTVGKPFAIEGYGIGLPQNSPLTSNLSEFISRYKSSGFIDLLHDKWYKMVPCGKRVFAVTETLQMGVYHLSGLFVLLCLGLGSALLTSLGEHVFYRLVLPRIRRGNKLQYWLHTSQVRRQDKVGRGGGHLRSLPKHLSVPLEDPPSPQHRATRGATGEGRAGVQVTTGRGGAGQSGVPGLASRQAVLPPPLRPSGPKEEQPAADGAGRWRRVRRAVVERERRVRFLLEPGEAGGDHPWLCSNGPGVQAELRELELRIEAARERLRSALLRRGELRAQLGDGTRLRPLRLLHAAPAES, encoded by the exons ATGTGCCTGCCTCACTTACCCCCAGGCTGCACACAGTGTTGTACTGGCCACAGACTGCTCTGGGAGCTTCAGTCTGAGCAGTGGAAGGCATCACCCAACTCTGCCCTGCGTGGCACAGCAAACCTAGGCAGCGGCCCAGCTCCTCCTCCTGTGGACACCCGGACCGGCAGGAGGAACGAGAGCGGGGCTGGCTGGGATGTCTCCTTACCCTCGCACAGCACAGTGGTAACTTCCATCGGGATGGAGTGTGTGCAGACGCTGTGGCTCAGCCTGGCCCTGGCGCTGGCGCGAGGGTCCTGGGTGGTGCGCGGTCACCCTCAGCCCTGCGGGGTTCCCACGCGCGCCGGGGCCTCCGTGCGCCTGGCTGCGCTCCTACCCCGGGCGCCCGCCGCCCGCGCCCGCGTCCTAGCCGCCCTGGCCACCCCTTCCCCGCGGCTGCCGCACAACCTGAGTCTGGAGCTAGTGGCCGTCGCGTCCCCAACCCGGGACCCCGCGTCGCTGGCCCGAGGTCTGTGCCAGGTTCTGGCACCGCCCGGCGTGGTGGCCTCTATAACCTTTCCCGAGGCGCGGCCTGAGCTACGGCTATTGCAGTTCCTGGCAGCTGCCACAGAGACCCCGGTGCTGAGCGTCCTACGGAGGGAGGTGCGCGCGCCCCTCGGAGCTCCG ACCCCGTTCCACCTGCAGCTGGACTGGGCTAGTCCCCTGGAGACCATCCTGGATGTGCTGGTGTCCCTGGTACGGGCACACGCCTGGGAGGACATTGCTCTAGTGCTCTGTCGTGTCCGGGACCCCAGTGGCCTGGTGACACTCTGGACCAGCCGTGCTAGCCAGGCTCCAAAGTTTGTGCTGGACCTGAGCCAGTTGGACAGCGGGAATGACAGCCTTCGGGCTACACTGGCCCTGCTGGGGACGCTGGAAGGAGGGGGAACCCCCGTGTCTGCAGCCGTCCTCCTGGGCTGCAGCACTGCCCATGCACATGAGGTCCTAGAGGCAGCACCACCGGGTCCCCAGTGGCTGCTGGGCACACCACTGCCCGCCGAGGCACTGCCCAAAACCGGTCTGCCCCCTGGGGTGTTGGTGCTGGGGGAAACCGGGCAGCCTTCCCTGGAAGCTGCCGTCCACGACATGGTGGAGCTTGTGGCTCGGGCACTCAGCAGCATGGCCCTCATGCACCCAGAGCGGGCCCTGCTTCCAGCGGCAGTAAATTGTGAGGACCTGAAAACGGGCGGCTCTGAGTCAACAGCACGCACCTTGGCTAG GTTTCTGAGCAACACCTCATTTCAGGGCCGCACAGGGGCTGTGTGGGTGGCAGGCTCCTCTCAGGTGCATGTGTCTCGGCATTTCAAGGTATGGAGCTTACGCAGGGACCCGCTGGGTGCCCCAGCCTGGGCAACAGTAGGCAGCTGGCAGGATGGACAGCTGGACTTCCAGCCAGGGGCGGCTGCTCTCCGAGTTCCATCTCCATCTGGCACCCAGGCCCGGCCAAAGCTGCGAGTGGTAACTCTGGTGGAACACCCATTTGTGTTCACCAGGGAATCTGATGAAGATGGGCAGTGCCCGGCTGGGCAGCTGTGTCTAGACCCAGGCACCAATGACTCGGCCAGGCTGGATGCGCTCTTCACTGCATTGGAGAATGGCTCCGTGCCTCGCACCCTGAGAAGATGCTGTTATGGCTACTGCATTGACCTGCTGGAGCGGCTGGCCGAGGACCTGGCCTTTGACTTTGAGCTCTATATTGTGGGGGATGGCAAGTACGGGGCCCTGCGTGATGGACGCTGGACAGGCCTGGTGGGTGACCTGCTGGCCGGTCGGGCACACATGGCCGTGACCAGCTTCAGTATCAACTCGGCTCGCTCCCAGGTGGTGGATTTCACCAGCCCTTTCTTCTCCACCAGCCTGGGCATCATGGTGCGCACGCGAGATACAGCCTCACCCATTGGGGCTTTCATGTGGCCCCTGCACTGGTccatgtgggtgggtgtgtttgCTGCCCTGCACCTCACAGCGCTCTTCCTTACTCTGTACGAATGGCGGAGTCCCTACGGGCTCACGCCACGCGGCCGCAACCGTGGTACCGTCTTCTCCTACTCCTCCGCTCTCAACCTCTGCTACGCCATTCTCTTCGGACGCACTGTCTCCAGTAAGACACCCAAGTGTCCTACCGGACGCTTCCTCATGAATCTCTGGGCAATCTTCTGCCTGCTGGTGCTATCCAGTTACACAGCCAACCTGGCAGCTGTCATGGTCGGGGACAAGACATTTGAGGAGCTGTCTGGAATCCATGATCCCAAG CTGCACCACCCTTCCCAAGGCTTCCGCTTTGGCACCGTGTGGGAGAGCAGCGCGGAGGCCTACATCAAGGCGAGCTTCCCCGagatgcacgcacacatgcgTCGCCACAGCGCACCTACCACTCCACACGGAGTGGCCATGCTCAC GAGCGACCCGCCCAAGCTCAACGCCTTCATCATGGATAAATCACTACTGGATTATGAGGTGTCCATAGATGCGGACTGCAAGCTGCTCACCGTGGGCAAACCCTTTGCGATCGAGG GCTACGGCATAGGGCTGCCCCAAAATTCGCCGCTCACCTCCAACCTGTCAGAGTTCATCAGTAGGTACAAGTCCTCAGGCTTCATTGATCTGCTCCATGACAAGTGGTACAAGATGGTGCCTTGCGGGAAGCGGGTGTTCGCCGTGACGGAG ACGCTGCAGATGGGGGTCTACCACTTGTCAGGGTTGTTTGTCCTGCTGTGCCTCGGGCTGGGCAGTGCACTTCTCACCTCGCTGGGTGAGCACGTCTTCTACCGCCTGGTGCTGCCGCGCATCCGCAGGGGCAATAAGCTGCAGTATTGGCTTCACACGAGCCAGGTGAGGAGGCAAGACAAGGTAGGGCGGGGTGGAGGGCACCTCAGGAGCCTACCCAAACACCTGTCTGTGCCCCTAGAAGATCCACCGAGCCCTCAACACAGGGCCACCAGAGGGGCAACAGGAGAGGGCAGAGCAGGAGTGCAGGTAACcacggggcggggcggggcggggcagagCGGGGTCCCAGGCTTAGCGAGCAGACAGGCAGTACTGCCTCCTCCTCTCCGTCCTAGCGGCCCCAAGGAGGAGCAACCTGCAGCCGACGGTGCGGGGCGCTGGAGGCGGGTGCGCCGGGCCGTGGTGGAACGGGAACGGCGCGTGCGTTTCCTGCTGGAACCTGGGGAGGCTGGCGGGGACCATCCGTGGCTCTGCTCCAATGGGCCCGGGGTGCAAGCAGAACTGCGGGAGCTGGAGCTGCGCATTGAGGCTGCACGGGAGCGGCTGCGTAGTGCGCTGCTGCGGCGAGGGGAACTGCGGGCCCAGCTTGGGGATGGCACCCGGCTCAGGCCACTGCGCCTGCTGCATGCGGCGCCCGCCGAGAGCTGA
- the Grin3b gene encoding glutamate receptor ionotropic, NMDA 3B isoform X2 — translation MCLPHLPPGCTQCCTGHRLLWELQSEQWKASPNSALRGTANLGSGPAPPPVDTRTGRRNESGAGWDVSLPSHSTVVTSIGMECVQTLWLSLALALARGSWVVRGHPQPCGVPTRAGASVRLAALLPRAPAARARVLAALATPSPRLPHNLSLELVAVASPTRDPASLARGLCQVLAPPGVVASITFPEARPELRLLQFLAAATETPVLSVLRREVRAPLGAPTPFHLQLDWASPLETILDVLVSLVRAHAWEDIALVLCRVRDPSGLVTLWTSRASQAPKFVLDLSQLDSGNDSLRATLALLGTLEGGGTPVSAAVLLGCSTAHAHEVLEAAPPGPQWLLGTPLPAEALPKTGLPPGVLVLGETGQPSLEAAVHDMVELVARALSSMALMHPERALLPAAVNCEDLKTGGSESTARTLARFLSNTSFQGRTGAVWVAGSSQVHVSRHFKVWSLRRDPLGAPAWATVGSWQDGQLDFQPGAAALRVPSPSGTQARPKLRVVTLVEHPFVFTRESDEDGQCPAGQLCLDPGTNDSARLDALFTALENGSVPRTLRRCCYGYCIDLLERLAEDLAFDFELYIVGDGKYGALRDGRWTGLVGDLLAGRAHMAVTSFSINSARSQVVDFTSPFFSTSLGIMVRTRDTASPIGAFMWPLHWSMWVGVFAALHLTALFLTLYEWRSPYGLTPRGRNRGTVFSYSSALNLCYAILFGRTVSSKTPKCPTGRFLMNLWAIFCLLVLSSYTANLAAVMVGDKTFEELSGIHDPKLHHPSQGFRFGTVWESSAEAYIKASFPEMHAHMRRHSAPTTPHGVAMLTSDPPKLNAFIMDKSLLDYEVSIDADCKLLTVGKPFAIEGYGIGLPQNSPLTSNLSEFISRRCRWGSTTCQGCLSCCASGWAVHFSPRWVSTSSTAWCCRASAGAISCSIGFTRARRSTEPSTQGHQRGNRRGQSRSAGNHGAGRGGAERGPRLSEQTGSTASSSPS, via the exons ATGTGCCTGCCTCACTTACCCCCAGGCTGCACACAGTGTTGTACTGGCCACAGACTGCTCTGGGAGCTTCAGTCTGAGCAGTGGAAGGCATCACCCAACTCTGCCCTGCGTGGCACAGCAAACCTAGGCAGCGGCCCAGCTCCTCCTCCTGTGGACACCCGGACCGGCAGGAGGAACGAGAGCGGGGCTGGCTGGGATGTCTCCTTACCCTCGCACAGCACAGTGGTAACTTCCATCGGGATGGAGTGTGTGCAGACGCTGTGGCTCAGCCTGGCCCTGGCGCTGGCGCGAGGGTCCTGGGTGGTGCGCGGTCACCCTCAGCCCTGCGGGGTTCCCACGCGCGCCGGGGCCTCCGTGCGCCTGGCTGCGCTCCTACCCCGGGCGCCCGCCGCCCGCGCCCGCGTCCTAGCCGCCCTGGCCACCCCTTCCCCGCGGCTGCCGCACAACCTGAGTCTGGAGCTAGTGGCCGTCGCGTCCCCAACCCGGGACCCCGCGTCGCTGGCCCGAGGTCTGTGCCAGGTTCTGGCACCGCCCGGCGTGGTGGCCTCTATAACCTTTCCCGAGGCGCGGCCTGAGCTACGGCTATTGCAGTTCCTGGCAGCTGCCACAGAGACCCCGGTGCTGAGCGTCCTACGGAGGGAGGTGCGCGCGCCCCTCGGAGCTCCG ACCCCGTTCCACCTGCAGCTGGACTGGGCTAGTCCCCTGGAGACCATCCTGGATGTGCTGGTGTCCCTGGTACGGGCACACGCCTGGGAGGACATTGCTCTAGTGCTCTGTCGTGTCCGGGACCCCAGTGGCCTGGTGACACTCTGGACCAGCCGTGCTAGCCAGGCTCCAAAGTTTGTGCTGGACCTGAGCCAGTTGGACAGCGGGAATGACAGCCTTCGGGCTACACTGGCCCTGCTGGGGACGCTGGAAGGAGGGGGAACCCCCGTGTCTGCAGCCGTCCTCCTGGGCTGCAGCACTGCCCATGCACATGAGGTCCTAGAGGCAGCACCACCGGGTCCCCAGTGGCTGCTGGGCACACCACTGCCCGCCGAGGCACTGCCCAAAACCGGTCTGCCCCCTGGGGTGTTGGTGCTGGGGGAAACCGGGCAGCCTTCCCTGGAAGCTGCCGTCCACGACATGGTGGAGCTTGTGGCTCGGGCACTCAGCAGCATGGCCCTCATGCACCCAGAGCGGGCCCTGCTTCCAGCGGCAGTAAATTGTGAGGACCTGAAAACGGGCGGCTCTGAGTCAACAGCACGCACCTTGGCTAG GTTTCTGAGCAACACCTCATTTCAGGGCCGCACAGGGGCTGTGTGGGTGGCAGGCTCCTCTCAGGTGCATGTGTCTCGGCATTTCAAGGTATGGAGCTTACGCAGGGACCCGCTGGGTGCCCCAGCCTGGGCAACAGTAGGCAGCTGGCAGGATGGACAGCTGGACTTCCAGCCAGGGGCGGCTGCTCTCCGAGTTCCATCTCCATCTGGCACCCAGGCCCGGCCAAAGCTGCGAGTGGTAACTCTGGTGGAACACCCATTTGTGTTCACCAGGGAATCTGATGAAGATGGGCAGTGCCCGGCTGGGCAGCTGTGTCTAGACCCAGGCACCAATGACTCGGCCAGGCTGGATGCGCTCTTCACTGCATTGGAGAATGGCTCCGTGCCTCGCACCCTGAGAAGATGCTGTTATGGCTACTGCATTGACCTGCTGGAGCGGCTGGCCGAGGACCTGGCCTTTGACTTTGAGCTCTATATTGTGGGGGATGGCAAGTACGGGGCCCTGCGTGATGGACGCTGGACAGGCCTGGTGGGTGACCTGCTGGCCGGTCGGGCACACATGGCCGTGACCAGCTTCAGTATCAACTCGGCTCGCTCCCAGGTGGTGGATTTCACCAGCCCTTTCTTCTCCACCAGCCTGGGCATCATGGTGCGCACGCGAGATACAGCCTCACCCATTGGGGCTTTCATGTGGCCCCTGCACTGGTccatgtgggtgggtgtgtttgCTGCCCTGCACCTCACAGCGCTCTTCCTTACTCTGTACGAATGGCGGAGTCCCTACGGGCTCACGCCACGCGGCCGCAACCGTGGTACCGTCTTCTCCTACTCCTCCGCTCTCAACCTCTGCTACGCCATTCTCTTCGGACGCACTGTCTCCAGTAAGACACCCAAGTGTCCTACCGGACGCTTCCTCATGAATCTCTGGGCAATCTTCTGCCTGCTGGTGCTATCCAGTTACACAGCCAACCTGGCAGCTGTCATGGTCGGGGACAAGACATTTGAGGAGCTGTCTGGAATCCATGATCCCAAG CTGCACCACCCTTCCCAAGGCTTCCGCTTTGGCACCGTGTGGGAGAGCAGCGCGGAGGCCTACATCAAGGCGAGCTTCCCCGagatgcacgcacacatgcgTCGCCACAGCGCACCTACCACTCCACACGGAGTGGCCATGCTCAC GAGCGACCCGCCCAAGCTCAACGCCTTCATCATGGATAAATCACTACTGGATTATGAGGTGTCCATAGATGCGGACTGCAAGCTGCTCACCGTGGGCAAACCCTTTGCGATCGAGG GCTACGGCATAGGGCTGCCCCAAAATTCGCCGCTCACCTCCAACCTGTCAGAGTTCATCAGTAG ACGCTGCAGATGGGGGTCTACCACTTGTCAGGGTTGTTTGTCCTGCTGTGCCTCGGGCTGGGCAGTGCACTTCTCACCTCGCTGGGTGAGCACGTCTTCTACCGCCTGGTGCTGCCGCGCATCCGCAGGGGCAATAAGCTGCAGTATTGGCTTCACACGAGCCAG AAGATCCACCGAGCCCTCAACACAGGGCCACCAGAGGGGCAACAGGAGAGGGCAGAGCAGGAGTGCAGGTAACcacggggcggggcggggcggggcagagCGGGGTCCCAGGCTTAGCGAGCAGACAGGCAGTACTGCCTCCTCCTCTCCGTCCTAG
- the Grin3b gene encoding glutamate receptor ionotropic, NMDA 3B isoform X3, with amino-acid sequence MCLPHLPPGCTQCCTGHRLLWELQSEQWKASPNSALRGTANLGSGPAPPPVDTRTGRRNESGAGWDVSLPSHSTVVTSIGMECVQTLWLSLALALARGSWVVRGHPQPCGVPTRAGASVRLAALLPRAPAARARVLAALATPSPRLPHNLSLELVAVASPTRDPASLARGLCQVLAPPGVVASITFPEARPELRLLQFLAAATETPVLSVLRREVRAPLGAPTPFHLQLDWASPLETILDVLVSLVRAHAWEDIALVLCRVRDPSGLVTLWTSRASQAPKFVLDLSQLDSGNDSLRATLALLGTLEGGGTPVSAAVLLGCSTAHAHEVLEAAPPGPQWLLGTPLPAEALPKTGLPPGVLVLGETGQPSLEAAVHDMVELVARALSSMALMHPERALLPAAVNCEDLKTGGSESTARTLARFLSNTSFQGRTGAVWVAGSSQVHVSRHFKVWSLRRDPLGAPAWATVGSWQDGQLDFQPGAAALRVPSPSGTQARPKLRVVTLVEHPFVFTRESDEDGQCPAGQLCLDPGTNDSARLDALFTALENGSVPRTLRRCCYGYCIDLLERLAEDLAFDFELYIVGDGKYGALRDGRWTGLVGDLLAGRAHMAVTSFSINSARSQVVDFTSPFFSTSLGIMVRTRDTASPIGAFMWPLHWSMWVGVFAALHLTALFLTLYEWRSPYGLTPRGRNRGTVFSYSSALNLCYAILFGRTVSSKTPKCPTGRFLMNLWAIFCLLVLSSYTANLAAVMVGDKTFEELSGIHDPKDFSV; translated from the exons ATGTGCCTGCCTCACTTACCCCCAGGCTGCACACAGTGTTGTACTGGCCACAGACTGCTCTGGGAGCTTCAGTCTGAGCAGTGGAAGGCATCACCCAACTCTGCCCTGCGTGGCACAGCAAACCTAGGCAGCGGCCCAGCTCCTCCTCCTGTGGACACCCGGACCGGCAGGAGGAACGAGAGCGGGGCTGGCTGGGATGTCTCCTTACCCTCGCACAGCACAGTGGTAACTTCCATCGGGATGGAGTGTGTGCAGACGCTGTGGCTCAGCCTGGCCCTGGCGCTGGCGCGAGGGTCCTGGGTGGTGCGCGGTCACCCTCAGCCCTGCGGGGTTCCCACGCGCGCCGGGGCCTCCGTGCGCCTGGCTGCGCTCCTACCCCGGGCGCCCGCCGCCCGCGCCCGCGTCCTAGCCGCCCTGGCCACCCCTTCCCCGCGGCTGCCGCACAACCTGAGTCTGGAGCTAGTGGCCGTCGCGTCCCCAACCCGGGACCCCGCGTCGCTGGCCCGAGGTCTGTGCCAGGTTCTGGCACCGCCCGGCGTGGTGGCCTCTATAACCTTTCCCGAGGCGCGGCCTGAGCTACGGCTATTGCAGTTCCTGGCAGCTGCCACAGAGACCCCGGTGCTGAGCGTCCTACGGAGGGAGGTGCGCGCGCCCCTCGGAGCTCCG ACCCCGTTCCACCTGCAGCTGGACTGGGCTAGTCCCCTGGAGACCATCCTGGATGTGCTGGTGTCCCTGGTACGGGCACACGCCTGGGAGGACATTGCTCTAGTGCTCTGTCGTGTCCGGGACCCCAGTGGCCTGGTGACACTCTGGACCAGCCGTGCTAGCCAGGCTCCAAAGTTTGTGCTGGACCTGAGCCAGTTGGACAGCGGGAATGACAGCCTTCGGGCTACACTGGCCCTGCTGGGGACGCTGGAAGGAGGGGGAACCCCCGTGTCTGCAGCCGTCCTCCTGGGCTGCAGCACTGCCCATGCACATGAGGTCCTAGAGGCAGCACCACCGGGTCCCCAGTGGCTGCTGGGCACACCACTGCCCGCCGAGGCACTGCCCAAAACCGGTCTGCCCCCTGGGGTGTTGGTGCTGGGGGAAACCGGGCAGCCTTCCCTGGAAGCTGCCGTCCACGACATGGTGGAGCTTGTGGCTCGGGCACTCAGCAGCATGGCCCTCATGCACCCAGAGCGGGCCCTGCTTCCAGCGGCAGTAAATTGTGAGGACCTGAAAACGGGCGGCTCTGAGTCAACAGCACGCACCTTGGCTAG GTTTCTGAGCAACACCTCATTTCAGGGCCGCACAGGGGCTGTGTGGGTGGCAGGCTCCTCTCAGGTGCATGTGTCTCGGCATTTCAAGGTATGGAGCTTACGCAGGGACCCGCTGGGTGCCCCAGCCTGGGCAACAGTAGGCAGCTGGCAGGATGGACAGCTGGACTTCCAGCCAGGGGCGGCTGCTCTCCGAGTTCCATCTCCATCTGGCACCCAGGCCCGGCCAAAGCTGCGAGTGGTAACTCTGGTGGAACACCCATTTGTGTTCACCAGGGAATCTGATGAAGATGGGCAGTGCCCGGCTGGGCAGCTGTGTCTAGACCCAGGCACCAATGACTCGGCCAGGCTGGATGCGCTCTTCACTGCATTGGAGAATGGCTCCGTGCCTCGCACCCTGAGAAGATGCTGTTATGGCTACTGCATTGACCTGCTGGAGCGGCTGGCCGAGGACCTGGCCTTTGACTTTGAGCTCTATATTGTGGGGGATGGCAAGTACGGGGCCCTGCGTGATGGACGCTGGACAGGCCTGGTGGGTGACCTGCTGGCCGGTCGGGCACACATGGCCGTGACCAGCTTCAGTATCAACTCGGCTCGCTCCCAGGTGGTGGATTTCACCAGCCCTTTCTTCTCCACCAGCCTGGGCATCATGGTGCGCACGCGAGATACAGCCTCACCCATTGGGGCTTTCATGTGGCCCCTGCACTGGTccatgtgggtgggtgtgtttgCTGCCCTGCACCTCACAGCGCTCTTCCTTACTCTGTACGAATGGCGGAGTCCCTACGGGCTCACGCCACGCGGCCGCAACCGTGGTACCGTCTTCTCCTACTCCTCCGCTCTCAACCTCTGCTACGCCATTCTCTTCGGACGCACTGTCTCCAGTAAGACACCCAAGTGTCCTACCGGACGCTTCCTCATGAATCTCTGGGCAATCTTCTGCCTGCTGGTGCTATCCAGTTACACAGCCAACCTGGCAGCTGTCATGGTCGGGGACAAGACATTTGAGGAGCTGTCTGGAATCCATGATCCCAAG gatttctctgtataa